One window of Chloroflexota bacterium genomic DNA carries:
- a CDS encoding branched-chain amino acid transaminase, translated as MGFSGTGKIWMNGRLVEWQDATIHLASHVVHYGSGVFEGIRCYDTPRGSAVFRLDAHLRRLVDSARIYRMDYRFGQAELTEATLETIRANGLSACYIRPIIYRGYETLGINPFPCPVDGAIMVWEWGAYLGADAQEQGVDVCVSSWHRPAPNTLPALAKATANYANAQLIKMEATVRGFSEGIALDTSGHLSEGSGQNVFLVRQGVLHTPLASDGILPGITRDTVITLARELGYEVREGHIQRESIYVADEMFFVGTAVEVTPIRSVDKLAVGDGTVGPVTRRLQKAFFATVTGEAPDTHGWLTYVPAGQ; from the coding sequence ATGGGCTTCAGCGGCACGGGCAAGATCTGGATGAACGGCAGGCTGGTCGAGTGGCAGGACGCGACCATCCACCTCGCCAGCCACGTCGTGCACTACGGAAGCGGCGTGTTCGAGGGCATCCGCTGCTACGACACGCCACGCGGTTCGGCCGTCTTCCGGCTCGACGCGCACCTGCGGCGCCTGGTCGACTCGGCGCGGATCTACCGGATGGACTATCGCTTCGGGCAGGCCGAGCTGACGGAGGCCACGCTCGAGACGATCCGCGCCAACGGGCTCTCGGCCTGCTACATCCGCCCGATCATCTACCGGGGCTACGAGACGCTGGGCATCAATCCCTTCCCCTGCCCCGTGGACGGCGCCATCATGGTCTGGGAATGGGGCGCCTACCTGGGCGCCGACGCCCAGGAGCAGGGCGTCGACGTGTGCGTCAGCTCGTGGCATCGTCCCGCCCCCAACACCCTGCCCGCGCTGGCCAAGGCGACGGCCAACTACGCCAACGCCCAGCTGATCAAGATGGAGGCGACCGTACGCGGATTCAGTGAGGGCATCGCACTCGACACCAGCGGCCATCTCAGCGAAGGCAGCGGCCAGAACGTGTTCCTGGTGCGCCAGGGGGTGCTGCACACGCCGCTGGCCAGCGACGGCATCCTGCCGGGCATCACGCGCGACACCGTCATCACGCTGGCGCGCGAACTGGGCTACGAGGTGCGCGAGGGCCACATCCAGCGCGAGTCGATCTACGTGGCCGACGAGATGTTCTTCGTCGGCACGGCCGTCGAGGTGACGCCGATCCGCAGCGTCGACAAGCTGGCGGTGGGCGACGGGACGGTGGGCCCCGTCACGCGGCGGCTGCAGAAGGCCTTCTTCGCGACGGTGACCGGCGAGGCGCCAGACACCCACGGCTGGCTCACCTACGTGCCCGCCGGCCAGTAG